TGTTATCAATGAACCCTCTATGGAAACATTGTCTCCAGGCATTACCATCTCTACTCCCTCAGGCAACTGCGTAATTCCTGTCACATCCGTTGTCCTGAAGTAAAACTGCGGACGGTATCCATTAAAGAACGGTGTATGACGACCACCCTCCTCCTTTGTCAATACATATACCTCTGCC
The sequence above is a segment of the Nitrospirota bacterium genome. Coding sequences within it:
- the tuf gene encoding elongation factor Tu (EF-Tu; promotes GTP-dependent binding of aminoacyl-tRNA to the A-site of ribosomes during protein biosynthesis; when the tRNA anticodon matches the mRNA codon, GTP hydrolysis results; the inactive EF-Tu-GDP leaves the ribosome and release of GDP is promoted by elongation factor Ts; many prokaryotes have two copies of the gene encoding EF-Tu), encoding AEVYVLTKEEGGRHTPFFNGYRPQFYFRTTDVTGITQLPEGVEMVMPGDNVSIEGSLITPIAMDEGLRFAIREGGRTVGAGVVSKVIE